A single window of Arvicanthis niloticus isolate mArvNil1 chromosome X, mArvNil1.pat.X, whole genome shotgun sequence DNA harbors:
- the LOC117695515 gene encoding melanoma-associated antigen 10-like — translation MEPSKNSRRDSTQSQRDTRDPEGAQASRVEAGEAEAIDTTSENVMGSSQRASTHSSARASMDASGSQAREVFDPDIPSQEVLNAKTIDVVLFLLLKYRRQQHTFCKAEILYTVIRGYEDHFTSIFAKASDCLRLTFGLEIVEKNPRVHSYSLVHALGITYDGMRHGFPGVPKTGLVIMVLCIIFIEDNCASEHVLWRVLNNMGLYAGRDHFVYGDPGILVTEHFVQEGYLECRQMAGSNPPIKEYLWGPRAHAETTKMKILKFFASIVKQDPRSYPTRYADALQDEIDRA, via the coding sequence ATGGAGCCTTCCAAGAACAGCCGGAGAGACAGCACTCAGTCTCAAAGGGATACAAGGGACCCGGAGGGTGCCCAAGCCTCCAGAGTTGAGGCAGGGGAAGCAGAGGCCATTGACACCACCTCAGAGAATGTGATGGGTTCATCCCAGAGAGCTTCCACTCACTCCTCTGCAAGGGCATCTATGGATGCCTCTGGCAGCCAAGCAAGAGAAGTGTTTGACCCTGACATCCCTAGCCAGGAAGTACTCAATGCTAAAACAATTGATGTagttctcttcttgctccttaAGTATAGGAGACAGCAGCACACTTTCTGTAAGGCAGAGATTCTGTATACGGTCATCCGAGGTTATGAGGATCACTTCACTTCCATCTTTGCTAAGGCATCTGACTGCTTGAGGCTGACGTTTGGCCTTGAAATAGTAGAAAAGAACCCCCGTGTCCATTCCTACTCTCTTGTCCATGCCCTTGGGATCACCTACGATGGCATGCGTCATGGTTTTCCAGGTGTTCCCAAGACGGGCTTAGTAATCATGGTACTATGCATCATCTTCATAGAGGACAATTGTGCCAGTGAGCACGTGTTGTGGCGTGTATTGAATAACATGGGGCTGTATGCAGGGAGAGATCATTTTGTATATGGAGATCCAGGGATTCTCGTTACTGAGCATTTTGTGCAGGAGGGTTATCTAGAATGCAGACAGATGGCAGGCAGTAATCCTCCTATCAAGGAATATCTGTGGGGCCCAAGGGCACATGCTGAAAccaccaaaatgaaaatattgaagtTTTTTGCCAGCATCGTTAAACAGGATCCCAGATCTTATCCCACTAGGTATGCAGATGCTTTGCAAGATGAGATAGATAGGGCCTAG